The DNA region GATCTTATACTCTTCCATGTCTATAGTACTGGAAGCTATAAACCCAGTAGAATCTCCCCACAACTGTATACTGATATGATCTTCTTTATACAAATGTAATTCAAGCTCTTTATCCAGTGCAAATATAGCAGGAAGCGTAAAATCACTTGGATATTTTCCGGTGGTTCCCAGTATGTGATTTCCAAAGCCTGTATTCACAACTTTAACAGTCAGAAATTGAGAAGGGAAATTTGCCCTTCTGTAAGAATTCAGCTTAATGGTTTTCATTGTAAAAATATACCTATCCTTCTTACAGCTGACAGGTAATAGACTTATAAATAAAAAGATCCAGATTCTACTCATGTTATATATTTTTTGTGTAATTCTTGATTATGATACTGTAGTCTTCTACAACGTACTATGTAAAGTAATATTTAACATTAAAATGGGGATGGCTGATTCTTTGTAAGAGCCATAATAGTTCTGTTGATATATGGAAAGAGCGCAACAAGTATAACAGTAAAAACAAGCATAATGCATATCAATTCATAATAATCAATTGCAAACCTTATCTGCGTCTGAACATTTAAAGTATTTACAAGCATTTTATTACTCATCCTGGCGGTATTTGCAACAGAAGCTCCATGAATAGATAACAAGTGATTAATTTTATGGACAGACTGAATTAGGACTGGATTTTGTTTTGAAACATGATCCTGGAAGGTATTGTAGTGAATACCTTTAGAAAGCAATTCAAAATAATTAATCAGGGCGATACTTAAATAAAACCCAAAACACCTCATAAACAAACAAATTCCAGCAGCAGAGGCACTGTATTTCTCAGGAACAGATGCTACAACATATATAATAGTGGGTGTCATAATCAAACCAACCCCTAATCCTTGAAGGATCAGGGGAATGAAAAACTCGCTTTCATTTGCCTGAGGAGTAAACAGCCAAATCATCCAAAAATGAAAGACAAGTAATATTGAAAAACCATAAATCCATAGAAGTCTGATGGGGCGCTTTGCAAGAACAAACACACAGGCGATGATTACTCCAGCAACTATTCCCCCTATATTCAGCAAAGTGATATATCCGATATTTATAGGATCTAACTTTAAAACAAACTGAAAATAATTAGTAGTTATACCGAAGGCAAAACGACAAATATAAAATATCAGCATAAGAAAGAGACCAACCTTAAAATTCCTATAACGAAAGATCTCCAGATTAAAATAGGGTCTTTTCGCATAAATCTGTCTTACTATGAATAAAGTCAGTATGATAAATATCAGGCCAACACATCCCCGGATTACTGGATCTTCCAACCAATAGTATTGTTGACCATAAACCATTATATATCCAACCAGGCACAGAAAAGCTGCATATAATAAAAAACTCTGCCAATCCAGTTTGTACAATGGAAATTTTACGTTGATTCTGACATCGTTCATCAGCAACAAAAGGAGCCCAAGTGCCGGAAGATAAGAATACATCACACATTTATAGAGTGAGTTAAAATTAAACGAGTCTACAATTTCTGAGGTAGCAAAATTATTAAATGGTATCATGCAAACCAGCATACCAAAAAATATAGAATACCCAATTGTCCTTGCCCTTTCAGAATGAAGCCGCATAAAAATTAAAGTCAGAGCAAGATTGACAGTCATAGTAAATGCCATTCCCTGAATAAATCTGAATATAAACAGTACCAGAGTCTTGTCTGTCATAAAACAGATGTATGAGCTTAGGAGTTGAATAAATGTAATAATTACAAAATATTCCTTTGCAGCAAGAAAGTTGAAGAATCTCCTTTCAAGTGAAAAGAAACTGGCATAACCTGCATAGAACAGGACCACTGAATAATATACATCATAAGTCTCCATGCCTGTATTACCTGCAGAAGCATTTAAATTAGTCAGAGGAAGAAAGAAAAGAACAAGGCCGGGCAGAAGGACCATAAACAGAGTAATCTTAACCAACCATTCTGGCACCCACTCTTTAAACAAGAAACTTTTCTCCAGCATATATTTTATTTTTTGCGTACCGAAACATTAACGTTCATTCCAGCCTTAAGCAGGCTGACATCTTTTACTGATCCCGTTACACGAATACGAACAGGAATACGTTGAACAATTTTCACATAGTTACCAGTGGAATTATCAGGTGGAAGTAAAGAAAAGCTGGAACCTGTTGAAGGTGATAAAGAAATTATTATCCCTTTAAAAATCTTATCAGGAAAAGCATCTGCTGTGAACTCTGCTGTATCCCCTATGTCCATAGATTTAATCTGAGTTTCTTTATAATTTGCCACTACCCATTTATCTGTCTCCCTGTTAACTATATAACCAAGAATCTCTCCCACTTCAATCATCTGTCCCTTTTCTATTGTTCTTCTTCCCATTACACCATCATAAGATGCTGTAATAACCGTATAGGAAACATCAAGCTTATGCCTTTCTAACAAGGCTTCCAACCTCTTTATTTCTGCCTTTATTACATCTTTTTGAGCAATTGCATCTTCAACCTGTGAAACCGAAGCTTCGTAGTCCTCTCCGACTGAAAGCCTTTCGGCCTTAGCCACATTATATGCAGCTTCAACAGTTTCCAAATGTTGCTGTGTGGCAGACTCAGTTGCCAGTAGCTTCTTATATCTTACAAAATCCAGTTCCTTTTTCCATAGTTCAGCATCTGCTATTGCTATCCTTGCAAACTTAACCTGAGAGCTCCTTTTCAGAGTTACTATTTTTACTTCTAATACCTTTAACTGTGCCTGTGCATTCATTAAAGCGGCTTCTGTCTGGGCTTGTTGTATTTTATATTCCCTGTCGTCAATAAGCAATAATGTATCTCCTTTTTTCACAGGCTGATTTTCATCAAACTTCACTTCTACAATAAAACCTCCTGAACGAGAAATAATAGGATTGATATATTCCTGCACCTGTGCATCATTAGTTGTTTCATTTTTATAGAGATCCCAAAAGGTTATTACCCCCCAGATAAATAAAACAACTCCAATTCCACCAGCTATCCATGCAGTAATCCTGGTGATCAACTGATCCGTTAACGTATATTGACTTGCCTTTTTCATTAAAGATTACCTAATATATTTTGAAGCTTATAATATTGGATTTGTGCATCCATTCTGGAAGAAGCATATTCAAACTGTGTCTGCAAAGCCTGAATATCCGCATCCAGCAGATCAGTTATTAAAGCAGCCTGATTAAAGAAGTTATTTCTTACTATTCTTGCATTTTCAGCGGCCTGATCAATATTAGCCTTGGCAACATTAATCCGTACAAGTGATTCCCTGAATCTAAGAAAGGCTTCATAGACATCCTTCCTTATCTTGTCTTCTGTATCATGGTGTTCTAATTCCTCTTTCTTCAGATTCAAATGAGCAAGTTTTGTTTTGGGTCTATTGATATACAATTCTGAGACTGGAAGACTAGCTTTGAATCCTATCACACCTAGCGTATAGTTGCTGGGAGAATATGGAAAAAGAAATATCTGTGGATTTGCAAGCCAGAAATCTCCGTATAGGCCAAACCTTGGTCTTACCGCTGCTTTCGTGTATTGAAGCTGAATATGACTGATCTTTTCTTTCTTCTCGGATATATGATATATGAAAGACTTAGACATTGCCTCTTCCAGGTAAGATTCATAAGATTTTAATGAAATTAGCTCAGGATTGATAATCTCCTTTGGCAACACAGCAACAGTATCAGCAAGACCAATAAGTATATTTAACTTTTGATTGGCTATCGCAATATTATTTTCAATCTGCACCAGCATCAGTTTCTGATTGGACAGTTTTAACTCTACCCTTAATGCATCACTCTTCAGCACCACCCCATTGCTATATAATTCTTTGATCTCTGCGAGTTGCTTCTCTTGATTTTCAATGTCCTTTATCATAAGATCTTTAAAAATCAGATTCCGCATTAAATTCAAATAATAAACCGATGCCTGCAGCTTGATATCAGAAACAGTATATTTTCTTTGTTCCATAGCTATTTCATATAAAAGTTTCCTTTTATCGACGGAGAGATTTAACTTATTTCCATCATATATATTAAGATAAAAATCAGTCCCTAATCTGTACAAAGTATGAATGACCTCATGTTGTTCAGGTTTATTTAAAAGGCCATGGGTATACACAGCAAGGTTCGTAGCATGTTCGATATGTCCACTGAATTGTATTTCCGGAAGTCTTTCATATTGTACTTCCCTGATTTCTTCTTTTCCAATTGACTCTTCAAAATATGACAATTCTATCTTTTTGCTATTTTCAAGAGCTTTCTGCCATATATTGTCCATGTAAAGAGGAATGGGCATGTTAAGAGAATCTTGAGAAAAAACCGGAATGGAAATGGAAATTAAAATAAGAATACTTAATATACTTGTGTTTCTAAGACAGCTAAACATTCTGTTACTATTTATGCTGTAAAGTTATTTGTCTTATATAATTCAATTTTATCCAAAATGGACTAATATTAGTTTATTCCAGCCAATCATTTTTTTTAGAAAATTTGTAAAATTTTTCATTCCTTATAAAGGATGTTTTTATAGATTGCATCGTTTATTATATATAATAATATTATTAAAATATCATGAGTCTGATTGCAAGTTTACCTGATATTGACAAGCGTCCTGAGTCAGTATTTGTTATGCATGAACGATCTGAAAAATATATTCCTAACCATAAACATACGAAGGGACAGCTTTCTTATGTAGAAGGTGGAATTGCTTATCTTGATATAGGCAATCAAAGATACGTCATACCTGCGAGACATTATTTCTGGATTCCAACAGGACTATCACATGTATTAAAAATTGGGCATTCCGGAACAGTTCTCAGATCATTATTTTTTTATACTCATGATGATAATACCTCTCCATTTTATTCACAGATGGGAATTTACCCCATTAATGATCTTTTGATGCAGATGATAAAATACTCTGAGCCATGGGACGGACATATTTTACCTGGTGATAACAGATTTTTATTTCTTTCAGCTATAAAAAATATTTTACCAGAAATCAGCTCAAAAAAAATCCCATTCGCTCTACCTTTTACGGAACATGAAAGAATGCTTCCTATACTAAGATACCTGGAAAAAAACATTGGTGATACACACTCTCTTGAAAGCATCAGCCATAGATTTGGGATGAGTGAAAGATCATTATCAAGACTTTTTCAGCAAACACTGAACATGTCATTTCTTCAATACTTAAAACTACTTCGAATGGTAAGATCAATTGAATTAATGCTTCAAACCAATCTATCTCTCAGTGAAATTGCTTACACAGTCGGATATCAAAGCCTTGCATCTTTCAGCAGCACTTTCTTAAAACTTACTAATTACAGACCTTCTGATTTTAAGAAAGAAAAGTAAAAAAACTCTATTCAATTTACCCAGAACTTATCAGGCCATTCAATTAAAGTTTCATTAAGTTCAGGCATAATAAATAAGATTTTTTTACTCTCTGTTTTTTCCATTAAACTGGTAAATAATACGTGCTCTTCAAATCGAAGATGTTTTTCCAATACCTCTTCGATAAGACTGAGCGATCCTTCTATATTATCACCGTTTTCAAATAATCTCTTTAATTTTCTATGCTCCGATACTGCTCTTTTTACCAAAAGATTATCCTTTTCAAAAACAGAAAAAATATATTGTTCTTCCAGCTCAAAATGTGGTTTTAGATATTCGTGGTAAAACAAGTCTGCATAAATCTTTATTCTCTTTGTTTGTACCTTTTGATATAGGCCAACCCTTATTCTGTAACACAACTCAAAAATAACATGATGTTCATTTTTCAAAAAATCCATAACCTGACTACATTCAAAAATTTGATTTCCCATTGGATTTATTAGTTAAATTAATTCTCCATATAATTTGCAATAATGTCATCCCTTATCAATAAAAAATTTAATATAAACCGGAACCTTTACCAATCTGAACGCTTAGACTATATCATCTATCATTCGCTCCCTCTTTATTATTAGTTAACTTTATAAGTTTTAAACCGAATATCAGCAGACACATAACCTTTATTCCCTCCAGGATCTGATAACAAAAGGAACTGTATAAACTATAACTGGTTTTTCCTATCACAAAAACCGAATGATTATTCATACCTGGAAATAATCTGGACGTCTGAATACTAAGGATAATGAAAGGAATAATAAATAAAGTATACAAAGGAAATATTTCTTCTATACTTGTGAAATAAGTTGTTCCAATAATCAACAATACGAAGAACCACTCAAAATTAGTCATAGTATTATATATCAAATCGGACAAAAATATTTCAATAGAAGTGGATACAGAAATTGACTTATACTCAATACTAAACTCTATAAAATCTAAAGCACAGGCAAATCCTAACCACAAAAAAACACTTATCAGAACAATGGGATATTTTACCGTTGCAATCATACAATTTAGATTTATGAAAAACAGAATCAGCTCTAATGATTTGAAAGGTCTATTAAGCCTAAAATATTAATTAGTGAGGCGCTTTCAAAAATTATCGTTGGTAGTTGTAAAGATATCCGAACTTTCAACTTACTGCATTATTCAAAATAGACTAAATTTAGCTTAATCCCGCCAATGGAATTATTAACAAACTTTTTTAAAGCAAGGGAATTATATATGCTTAGCTACATGAAACTCTTTTCCATAATTCATAATGAGGTCTCCTTATACGATTATTAATGCAATGATTTAGCTTTAAGGAAAAATACAAATGCGTTCACCTATTAACCTTTTATCAGACTATCAAGAGCTCTGGTAACCTTTGGTTTGCTGATATCTTTTAATGTATATTGATTAAGGTAATCATAGAAGGCATATAATGCGCTTTTCAGAACTGATTTAAAACCACAGCTATCAGCAAGTATACAGGGAGGGGTTTCACATCCGACTAGTTCCTCCTCCATTTCAAGTAAACGGATAAGATCACCTATCTTATACATTTCAGGTTTATCTGACAAATACAATCCGCCCCCTCTTCCTCTCTGCGCATCAATAATTTTATTATTGGAAAGAAACTGAACCACTTTTGCCACGTGATTTCTGGATATTCCAAACCTTTCAGACAATTCAGTAATAGTTGTAGCAGGCATGTTTGACGGCTTTCGTGAGATATACATCAAAATCCGTAATCCATAATCAGTAAATTGATTCAGTTTCATTCCTTTATATTCTAATTCAAATTCAATGTCTGAGGACCAAACTCTTCAAAAAAGACATGTTCTCTATCGACCCCCAATGCTGCAAGATCCTTTATTGCCTTTTCCAGAAATAATTTGGGACCACAAATATAATAATCCGCATCGGGTAATAATATTGTTTCCTTTACTTCAGACAGTTCTACTCTTCCCTTTTTAACATTTTCCTCCGAACCGGAACAATCATCATAAAATACAATATGCTCAAGCCAGTCAAACTTTTTATTCAAGTCACTGACCTCATTCTTAAATGCATGAACGTTTGCTGATCGACAACCGTGAATCCATTTTACTTCACGCCTCTCAGATTCACCAGCAAGGTATTCCAACATGGACATAAATGGTGTCTGACCTATACCTCCGCTGATAAGGACAACCGGACCCTTATTTTCTAGATTTAACACAAATTCGCCGGCTGGAGGTGTAGCTTCAACAATGTCCCCTTCACCCAATGAGTTGTGAAGATAATTAGAAATTATTCCATCTTCTTTTGCTACCCCCTGTCCAACTTCTTTTTTAACCGAAATTCTGTAATATTTATTTCCAGGAGCTGATGAAATACTATATTGCCTTGGCTGAAATATACCTAGCTCTTTTACAAAAACTCTGATGCTTAGATATTGTCCAGGCTTATGTAATGAAACATCCTTTCCATCCTCCGGATATAAGTAAAATGAAGTAATCTCCTCAGATTCCTGCACTTTCTTCTTTATGACAAATTTCCTCCATCCGCTCCAACTTCCTGATAAACTGCTTTTTTCAATATAAATCGATTTTTCAAGATTAATCATTATGTCTGCTAGGATTGTATAAGCTTTTCCCCATGCAGCAATGAGTTCATCTGAAGCTCCTTCGCCAAGTACTTCTTGTATTGAAGCTAATAAATTCTCTCCTACTATTGAATACTGTTCTGCAGTAATCATCAAACTTGTATGTTTCTCTCCTATATGTTGTAACACAGGTAACAAAACTCCAGGGTTTTCTATATTCTCAGCATAAGCAAGTACAGAATTTGCAAGTGCAGTTTGCTGAGTTTCATTTTTCTGATTTCCCATATTAAAGAGATTTTTTAACTCAGGATTTAACCTAAACATTCTCTGATAAAAATGCTTGGTCAGCAACAGGCCATGCTCCCTTAATATAGGAACAGTACCTTTTATTAAGTCAATTTCTGTTTTTGTTAACATAATTTTAGTAGATTTTAAAGTTGCACCAAATATACACCTTTAAAGTTGCATACAAAATACCTCTTTAAATATTTTTAACAATTATGCTTTCAAGTTATATGGACTGTATTATAATGCCTGTCCATCAATAGTAGTTCCTAGTTATTATTATCAGGAAGACCAATCGAGATTATTAGTTTGTTAATGTGCAAAAAAAATGGGTAGCCTGCACAAACAGACTACCCACTTTAATTTTTTAAGATAACTTTTATCTCACCTTTATCATCCTGTATATCTCTGAAATTCCAGAATCATACTGCACCTTCATAATATAAGTACCATTAGCATAAGTACTACCTAAATCCAGCGTTTGCCCAGGAGCTACATATTCTTTAGATTCTATAATCTCACCATATAGGTTTAGCACATGAAGCGATCTAACCTGCTCTGGTACCTTAAATGCAAAAGAACTACTGCTTGGATTTGGGAAAAGATTTTCCGCAGCTCCATAAACTTGCTTTGAAAACAAACCATCTACAGAATTGACAGTAATTGTTCTTAG from Sporocytophaga myxococcoides includes:
- a CDS encoding TolC family protein; this encodes MFSCLRNTSILSILILISISIPVFSQDSLNMPIPLYMDNIWQKALENSKKIELSYFEESIGKEEIREVQYERLPEIQFSGHIEHATNLAVYTHGLLNKPEQHEVIHTLYRLGTDFYLNIYDGNKLNLSVDKRKLLYEIAMEQRKYTVSDIKLQASVYYLNLMRNLIFKDLMIKDIENQEKQLAEIKELYSNGVVLKSDALRVELKLSNQKLMLVQIENNIAIANQKLNILIGLADTVAVLPKEIINPELISLKSYESYLEEAMSKSFIYHISEKKEKISHIQLQYTKAAVRPRFGLYGDFWLANPQIFLFPYSPSNYTLGVIGFKASLPVSELYINRPKTKLAHLNLKKEELEHHDTEDKIRKDVYEAFLRFRESLVRINVAKANIDQAAENARIVRNNFFNQAALITDLLDADIQALQTQFEYASSRMDAQIQYYKLQNILGNL
- a CDS encoding HlyD family secretion protein, which produces MKKASQYTLTDQLITRITAWIAGGIGVVLFIWGVITFWDLYKNETTNDAQVQEYINPIISRSGGFIVEVKFDENQPVKKGDTLLLIDDREYKIQQAQTEAALMNAQAQLKVLEVKIVTLKRSSQVKFARIAIADAELWKKELDFVRYKKLLATESATQQHLETVEAAYNVAKAERLSVGEDYEASVSQVEDAIAQKDVIKAEIKRLEALLERHKLDVSYTVITASYDGVMGRRTIEKGQMIEVGEILGYIVNRETDKWVVANYKETQIKSMDIGDTAEFTADAFPDKIFKGIIISLSPSTGSSFSLLPPDNSTGNYVKIVQRIPVRIRVTGSVKDVSLLKAGMNVNVSVRKK
- the hmpA gene encoding NO-inducible flavohemoprotein — translated: MLTKTEIDLIKGTVPILREHGLLLTKHFYQRMFRLNPELKNLFNMGNQKNETQQTALANSVLAYAENIENPGVLLPVLQHIGEKHTSLMITAEQYSIVGENLLASIQEVLGEGASDELIAAWGKAYTILADIMINLEKSIYIEKSSLSGSWSGWRKFVIKKKVQESEEITSFYLYPEDGKDVSLHKPGQYLSIRVFVKELGIFQPRQYSISSAPGNKYYRISVKKEVGQGVAKEDGIISNYLHNSLGEGDIVEATPPAGEFVLNLENKGPVVLISGGIGQTPFMSMLEYLAGESERREVKWIHGCRSANVHAFKNEVSDLNKKFDWLEHIVFYDDCSGSEENVKKGRVELSEVKETILLPDADYYICGPKLFLEKAIKDLAALGVDREHVFFEEFGPQTLNLN
- a CDS encoding AraC family transcriptional regulator produces the protein MSLIASLPDIDKRPESVFVMHERSEKYIPNHKHTKGQLSYVEGGIAYLDIGNQRYVIPARHYFWIPTGLSHVLKIGHSGTVLRSLFFYTHDDNTSPFYSQMGIYPINDLLMQMIKYSEPWDGHILPGDNRFLFLSAIKNILPEISSKKIPFALPFTEHERMLPILRYLEKNIGDTHSLESISHRFGMSERSLSRLFQQTLNMSFLQYLKLLRMVRSIELMLQTNLSLSEIAYTVGYQSLASFSSTFLKLTNYRPSDFKKEK
- a CDS encoding MFS transporter; translation: MLEKSFLFKEWVPEWLVKITLFMVLLPGLVLFFLPLTNLNASAGNTGMETYDVYYSVVLFYAGYASFFSLERRFFNFLAAKEYFVIITFIQLLSSYICFMTDKTLVLFIFRFIQGMAFTMTVNLALTLIFMRLHSERARTIGYSIFFGMLVCMIPFNNFATSEIVDSFNFNSLYKCVMYSYLPALGLLLLLMNDVRINVKFPLYKLDWQSFLLYAAFLCLVGYIMVYGQQYYWLEDPVIRGCVGLIFIILTLFIVRQIYAKRPYFNLEIFRYRNFKVGLFLMLIFYICRFAFGITTNYFQFVLKLDPINIGYITLLNIGGIVAGVIIACVFVLAKRPIRLLWIYGFSILLVFHFWMIWLFTPQANESEFFIPLILQGLGVGLIMTPTIIYVVASVPEKYSASAAGICLFMRCFGFYLSIALINYFELLSKGIHYNTFQDHVSKQNPVLIQSVHKINHLLSIHGASVANTARMSNKMLVNTLNVQTQIRFAIDYYELICIMLVFTVILVALFPYINRTIMALTKNQPSPF
- a CDS encoding RrF2 family transcriptional regulator — translated: MKLNQFTDYGLRILMYISRKPSNMPATTITELSERFGISRNHVAKVVQFLSNNKIIDAQRGRGGGLYLSDKPEMYKIGDLIRLLEMEEELVGCETPPCILADSCGFKSVLKSALYAFYDYLNQYTLKDISKPKVTRALDSLIKG
- a CDS encoding hemerythrin domain-containing protein, producing the protein MGNQIFECSQVMDFLKNEHHVIFELCYRIRVGLYQKVQTKRIKIYADLFYHEYLKPHFELEEQYIFSVFEKDNLLVKRAVSEHRKLKRLFENGDNIEGSLSLIEEVLEKHLRFEEHVLFTSLMEKTESKKILFIMPELNETLIEWPDKFWVN